The Criblamydia sequanensis CRIB-18 genome contains a region encoding:
- a CDS encoding proton-conducting transporter membrane subunit: protein MVVAENTTYYFLMIILTPLLGLLINLLFFKKNPSLGSRIASLGIWIGFINTLGAWFIGLPFYEKNESAGFIANEISWLMATLILFISGVVHHFSLRYMAGDRNYRRYFLFLGLITISTLLLAASDNIVILILFWSLSNLLLVLLMMHKFEWEAAKNSGVLAIKTFALGLVFLSIGTGLLAYESGTLSLHLIMEKSESLTASIRMTTLFFIILAAFSQSGGWPFHSWLISSLNSPTPVSAFMHAGLVNGGGLLIARFAPIFFQESLLANVLFILALITLILGGIWKLIQSDIKRMLACSTMTQMGFMMMQCGLGLFPAALAHLFWHGLFKAFLFLRSGSTIAEDRFQNEEKESTVPAFILSSLCGLLGAFGFIIGSGLSFTLIDTTAVLIFFCWMASTQLAHTLLQKKQSLFFVLITSVFSLSTGLIYGLTVYLIESAVAPLQISQPQMLSSIHITAVALIFFIWIGLNLKPLTNHEGSLWWRRFYVKMLNASQPDPKAITSIRSGYKF from the coding sequence ATGGTCGTAGCCGAAAATACAACTTACTACTTTCTGATGATCATTTTGACTCCCCTGCTGGGGTTGCTCATCAACCTGTTGTTCTTTAAAAAAAATCCCTCCTTGGGATCACGCATTGCATCTCTTGGGATTTGGATAGGATTTATTAATACCTTGGGCGCCTGGTTTATAGGTTTGCCCTTTTATGAAAAGAATGAATCCGCAGGATTCATAGCGAATGAAATTTCTTGGCTGATGGCTACACTTATTTTATTCATCAGCGGGGTGGTGCATCATTTTTCGCTCCGCTATATGGCAGGTGATAGAAATTATCGCAGATATTTTCTTTTTCTTGGCTTGATCACTATCAGCACACTGCTGCTTGCTGCCTCCGATAATATTGTCATTTTGATCCTGTTTTGGTCACTAAGCAACCTGTTACTTGTCCTTCTTATGATGCATAAATTTGAATGGGAAGCGGCTAAAAATTCCGGTGTTTTAGCAATTAAAACATTTGCACTAGGTCTAGTTTTTTTAAGTATCGGCACAGGTTTATTAGCCTACGAGTCAGGGACCCTGTCTTTACATCTTATTATGGAAAAGAGTGAAAGTCTAACGGCTTCAATAAGAATGACAACTCTTTTTTTTATCATCCTGGCAGCTTTTTCTCAATCCGGCGGCTGGCCCTTTCATAGTTGGCTAATTAGCTCTCTTAATTCACCCACACCGGTTTCAGCCTTTATGCATGCCGGATTAGTTAACGGCGGCGGTCTTTTAATCGCACGTTTTGCCCCTATCTTTTTTCAAGAGAGCCTTCTTGCAAATGTTTTGTTTATATTAGCTTTAATCACCCTTATTTTGGGGGGGATTTGGAAGCTTATCCAAAGCGATATCAAGAGAATGCTTGCTTGTTCTACTATGACTCAAATGGGATTTATGATGATGCAATGCGGCCTTGGACTTTTTCCAGCTGCTTTAGCCCATCTATTTTGGCACGGCCTATTCAAAGCTTTTCTCTTCCTTAGATCCGGATCAACGATTGCAGAAGATCGATTCCAAAATGAAGAAAAAGAGAGCACCGTCCCTGCATTTATCTTATCCTCTCTTTGTGGGCTTTTAGGGGCTTTCGGATTTATTATTGGAAGCGGCCTTTCGTTTACTCTTATCGATACAACAGCAGTTCTTATTTTCTTTTGCTGGATGGCATCCACTCAGTTAGCTCACACCCTCCTTCAAAAGAAACAGTCTCTCTTTTTTGTTTTGATTACAAGTGTCTTCAGCTTATCTACAGGCCTCATTTATGGACTTACCGTTTATCTAATCGAATCTGCTGTAGCGCCGCTCCAAATCTCGCAACCACAGATGCTAAGTTCCATCCACATCACTGCCGTTGCCTTGATATTTTTTATTTGGATAGGGCTCAACTTAAAGCCCTTGACAAATCACGAAGGATCTCTTTGGTGGAGACGTTTTTATGTGAAAATGCTTAATGCCAGCCAACCTGATCCAAAAGCCATTACATCAATTAGAAGCGGATACAAATTTTAG